In one window of Methanoregula sp. DNA:
- a CDS encoding DsrE/DsrF/DrsH-like family protein, whose translation MSKIAIIVASEKMDKLFPAVTLATTAAISGWNAEMFFTFWGLLALKKGYQPSGVTLDYKAYEGKLTEALASGSIPGWKTVLEQGLATGRIKIYACSTTLGMFNLKQEDLEGFVDSIAGAATFLSKAKGSDVSLFIS comes from the coding sequence ATGTCGAAAATTGCCATTATCGTGGCATCGGAGAAGATGGACAAACTCTTTCCCGCCGTCACGCTTGCAACCACCGCAGCAATCTCCGGGTGGAATGCAGAGATGTTCTTTACCTTCTGGGGACTGCTTGCACTGAAAAAGGGATACCAGCCCTCCGGAGTGACGCTCGATTACAAGGCTTACGAAGGAAAACTGACCGAGGCCCTTGCCTCCGGGTCGATACCCGGCTGGAAAACCGTACTTGAGCAGGGTCTCGCTACCGGGCGGATCAAAATCTATGCCTGTTCCACCACTCTCGGGATGTTCAACTTAAAGCAAGAAGACCTTGAAGGTTTCGTTGACAGTATCGCCGGGGCCGCAACGTTCCTTTCCAAAGCGAAGGGATCCGATGTTTCGCTCTTCATTTCCTAA
- a CDS encoding sulfurtransferase TusA family protein, translating into MNADITVDAKFKSCPGPLIALADAVGKAQPGQVVKLLATDPASPSDVKEWAQSVGHKLIATEKSGDVYVFYVGVSG; encoded by the coding sequence GTGAATGCCGATATAACGGTGGATGCGAAATTCAAATCGTGCCCGGGTCCGCTTATCGCCCTTGCCGATGCAGTAGGAAAGGCTCAGCCGGGACAGGTTGTAAAACTGCTTGCCACTGACCCTGCCTCCCCATCGGATGTGAAGGAGTGGGCGCAGAGCGTCGGGCACAAACTGATCGCAACCGAAAAGAGCGGGGATGTTTATGTGTTCTACGTAGGAGTGTCCGGCTGA
- a CDS encoding cysteine desulfurase family protein: protein MFSDMSRDVTALLQSHGVPEREVYLDSENSGMVFPQALEAMQSAYTGSGMGHPSITHRKGWEAYETLYQSTLVLADAMHCKPDEIAYTHSGTEANNLAITGLALAADTRKKIIISSIEHLSVVFPAEQLAQAGFRVVKIPVDRDGLVNLDALAGQLDKDTLLVSIAPVNHEIGAIQDTRAIVDIVKDRDPGIKIHLDARDAFSKIPLDLEKTGADLASFSSHKVYGPKGAGALYIREGIELKPIIHGQLSTQKLWAGIENIPAIAGFATAVSLMQEHADEYPAHMARLRDRLITGITETVGQTLLNGPAGRRRAPDNVNISFLNCEGEAMTVEMSLKGVYVSSGSACTSRVLEPSHVLLAIHRKYEEAHGSILMKTTPFHTQEDIEYVIPCFAEAARRIRSMSPFKTGG, encoded by the coding sequence ATGTTCAGCGATATGTCCCGGGATGTGACAGCGCTTCTTCAATCCCATGGCGTTCCTGAACGTGAGGTCTACCTGGACTCCGAGAACTCCGGCATGGTCTTCCCGCAGGCGCTCGAGGCCATGCAGAGTGCATACACCGGCAGCGGGATGGGCCATCCCTCAATCACTCACCGGAAAGGCTGGGAGGCTTACGAGACTCTCTACCAGTCCACGCTGGTCCTTGCGGATGCAATGCACTGCAAGCCGGACGAGATCGCCTACACCCACAGCGGCACGGAAGCAAACAACCTCGCCATCACCGGCCTTGCACTGGCAGCAGACACAAGGAAGAAAATCATCATCTCCTCAATCGAGCACCTGAGCGTTGTATTCCCGGCCGAACAGCTGGCGCAGGCCGGGTTCCGGGTGGTAAAAATTCCGGTTGATCGCGACGGATTGGTGAATCTGGACGCACTGGCCGGCCAGCTGGACAAAGACACGCTGCTTGTCAGTATCGCACCGGTCAATCACGAGATCGGGGCCATCCAGGACACCCGGGCCATCGTGGATATCGTGAAGGACAGGGATCCCGGGATCAAAATTCACCTTGATGCCCGTGATGCGTTTTCGAAGATCCCGCTCGACCTGGAAAAAACCGGTGCAGACCTTGCTTCATTCTCCAGCCACAAGGTGTACGGCCCTAAAGGTGCCGGGGCCCTGTATATCCGTGAGGGTATCGAACTCAAACCCATCATCCACGGCCAGCTGAGCACCCAGAAGCTCTGGGCAGGTATCGAGAATATCCCTGCGATAGCGGGTTTTGCAACCGCCGTCTCACTCATGCAGGAACATGCTGATGAGTATCCCGCCCATATGGCCCGGCTGCGGGACCGGCTCATAACGGGTATCACGGAAACCGTCGGCCAGACCCTGCTCAACGGCCCTGCCGGCCGGAGACGGGCACCGGACAATGTGAACATCAGCTTCTTAAACTGCGAAGGCGAGGCCATGACGGTGGAGATGAGCTTAAAAGGCGTGTACGTCTCGAGCGGGAGCGCCTGCACAAGCCGGGTGCTGGAGCCCAGCCACGTTCTCCTTGCGATCCACCGCAAGTACGAAGAAGCTCACGGCAGTATTTTAATGAAGACCACACCGTTCCACACGCAGGAGGATATCGAGTACGTTATCCCGTGCTTTGCGGAAGCGGCACGACGGATCAGATCCATGAGTCCGTTTAAAACAGGAGGGTAA
- a CDS encoding iron-sulfur cluster assembly scaffold protein, whose product MSSRIPLAYNPKVLEIFRNPKNLGKMENPDAEAVAGSLACGDMIAVFLRVDKPTQTITEAMFESYGCAANIAASSVMTVMAKGKTLEQAWQISWKNISDELGTLPAVKAHCGILAVGALRRAIRNYFKDQPRPAWIPEGPTADERHAVEEERLLEVLAKRAKRIEGELAEDAKECKTG is encoded by the coding sequence ATGTCAAGTCGCATTCCCTTAGCCTATAACCCGAAGGTTCTTGAGATATTCCGGAACCCGAAGAACCTGGGCAAAATGGAGAACCCGGATGCCGAGGCCGTTGCCGGAAGCCTGGCCTGCGGCGATATGATCGCAGTCTTTTTACGGGTCGATAAACCAACGCAGACGATTACCGAAGCGATGTTCGAGAGTTACGGATGTGCCGCAAATATCGCAGCATCGAGCGTCATGACTGTCATGGCCAAAGGAAAAACCCTCGAACAGGCCTGGCAGATCAGCTGGAAGAATATCTCGGACGAACTCGGGACGCTTCCTGCGGTGAAAGCCCACTGCGGCATTCTCGCAGTTGGGGCCCTGCGCCGGGCAATCCGGAATTATTTCAAAGACCAGCCGCGGCCAGCATGGATTCCGGAGGGCCCCACGGCAGATGAACGGCACGCGGTGGAAGAAGAGCGGCTCTTAGAGGTGCTTGCAAAGCGGGCAAAGAGGATCGAGGGGGAGCTTGCGGAGGATGCAAAAGAGTGTAAGACCGGGTAG
- a CDS encoding bacteriohemerythrin, translated as MEWTDELSVNVKEIDDQHKKLIALINKLHDAMRAGQGKHVLEETLQELAAYTVYHFQTEEKYMQQFKYPGYLKHKAEHTAFVKKVTDFQKDFASNRLGVTIELMNFLKDWVNKHIRETDKQYSDLFKKSGLA; from the coding sequence ATGGAATGGACTGATGAGTTGAGTGTCAATGTCAAAGAGATCGATGACCAGCACAAAAAACTCATCGCGCTGATCAACAAGCTGCACGATGCAATGCGTGCCGGGCAGGGAAAACATGTGCTCGAGGAAACGCTCCAGGAGCTTGCTGCATATACCGTCTATCACTTCCAGACCGAGGAGAAATACATGCAGCAGTTCAAGTACCCCGGGTATCTCAAGCATAAGGCCGAGCATACTGCATTTGTGAAAAAAGTTACCGATTTCCAGAAAGATTTTGCCAGCAACCGGCTCGGTGTCACCATCGAACTTATGAATTTCCTTAAGGACTGGGTGAACAAACATATCCGGGAGACGGATAAACAGTACTCTGACCTGTTCAAAAAAAGCGGGCTTGCATAA
- a CDS encoding serine hydrolase domain-containing protein: MSDIPRILILFIVIAAIVSSGCTQSVTPQQQAGGKGPNPPPEETRAALQQIMDTEIHTAGIPGAQVEIATSKWTWNSAAGNASPITGEKAQPGMRFLIASVTKTFTSVAVQKLAEEKKLSLDDPIERWLPADLVEKIPNGRVITVRQLLDHTSGIADYNEISIILREYQDPGIPVTYQAAMEQGISESPLYPPGTNYTYSNVNYILLTLIIDKAAGVPYEDYVTRNIFVPAGMNDTFIQEINHIPGSHMTATQRGENGTYVDLSNLYVQFDRGAGDIVSTTADLNRFHRALREGKLISKSSFATMEKPSPQSREQGYGLGYMTGFNAASNLTLQGHGGGYPGSFTLWDYLPEKDTYITLNLNSADMSTDNLRPVRTALLTYLKEQDLSGR; this comes from the coding sequence ATGTCTGACATCCCGCGTATCCTCATCCTCTTCATTGTCATCGCAGCAATCGTTTCCTCCGGGTGCACGCAATCCGTAACCCCGCAGCAGCAGGCAGGGGGCAAGGGGCCAAATCCGCCACCCGAAGAGACCCGGGCTGCCCTCCAGCAGATCATGGATACCGAGATCCACACCGCCGGCATTCCCGGAGCTCAGGTGGAAATCGCAACCTCGAAATGGACCTGGAATTCCGCTGCCGGAAACGCGTCCCCGATCACCGGAGAGAAGGCACAGCCCGGCATGCGCTTTTTGATTGCCAGCGTCACAAAGACCTTCACGAGCGTTGCAGTCCAGAAACTTGCAGAAGAGAAGAAACTCTCGCTCGATGACCCTATCGAACGCTGGCTGCCGGCCGATCTCGTGGAGAAAATTCCCAATGGCCGGGTGATCACGGTCCGCCAGCTTCTTGATCACACCAGCGGCATCGCGGATTATAACGAAATCTCCATCATTCTCCGGGAATACCAGGACCCGGGAATTCCGGTAACGTACCAGGCAGCCATGGAACAAGGCATCAGCGAAAGCCCGCTCTACCCGCCGGGAACGAATTACACCTACTCGAACGTGAATTATATACTCCTGACGCTGATCATCGATAAAGCAGCCGGGGTTCCCTATGAGGATTACGTAACCCGGAACATCTTTGTTCCTGCGGGCATGAACGACACGTTCATCCAGGAGATCAACCACATCCCCGGATCGCACATGACTGCTACCCAGCGCGGAGAGAATGGCACGTACGTAGATTTATCCAACCTGTATGTACAGTTCGATCGCGGGGCTGGAGACATTGTGAGCACAACTGCTGATCTCAACCGCTTCCACCGTGCGCTGCGGGAAGGGAAACTGATCAGCAAATCGTCGTTCGCCACTATGGAAAAACCCTCGCCACAATCCCGCGAGCAGGGCTACGGTCTCGGGTATATGACCGGATTCAATGCTGCCTCGAACCTGACCTTGCAGGGTCATGGCGGTGGATACCCGGGTTCGTTCACGCTCTGGGATTACCTGCCGGAAAAGGATACCTACATTACCCTCAACCTGAATTCAGCCGATATGTCAACCGACAACCTCAGGCCGGTCCGAACGGCACTTCTCACGTACCTTAAAGAACAGGACCTGTCAGGGAGATGA
- a CDS encoding 4Fe-4S binding protein encodes MQITTSIRRTIASVLLTAGLIYPACAAVCPKGIGGCTSPGRCFLFVDADGNSLCDYTARTVSQASAGPVSSGPAAPVNPQISTRATATPATDPTSVQVSSLPVSTPSGTSVPAMPDTTASVLQNTSPGSFLDALNLSAPITETALFLMVTGILFVFIRTGILGIRIEKTLPALALSSLCALGISLIVTSFLAGAAVAGTTYALCYMGAETLLAAYLWHTGVMTQKIVVLAAGLSTLTGFIFLAPIMPMELGGLVNVMTGQSNLNPGIIVICAVIALTLGVGRTFCGAICPVGSLQELAYAVPMTKIVIRRTVILELIRLVVFAATVIAAVYLIDIMAFTGLYDVFSLTLSAGLVVAAGIILLSVFLYRPVCRIICPFGVLFSLLAGFSLFRLRRTGACINCKRCEKACPANTAGKPDSKGECYLCGRCTDTCPAPGALMYYLRDNRGDYFTSESQSDLCQNLSGEFSGDGTDRTGAQKGRCIIGKR; translated from the coding sequence ATGCAGATTACTACTTCTATCAGACGCACCATCGCGTCGGTTCTCCTCACAGCGGGACTCATCTACCCGGCCTGTGCCGCGGTCTGTCCAAAAGGTATCGGAGGCTGTACTTCTCCGGGCAGGTGCTTCCTTTTTGTCGATGCAGACGGCAATTCATTGTGCGATTATACCGCACGCACCGTATCACAAGCTTCAGCAGGCCCGGTTTCTTCCGGCCCGGCCGCACCGGTAAATCCGCAGATTTCAACCCGGGCCACTGCAACACCGGCTACAGATCCGACGAGTGTACAGGTATCTTCGCTTCCGGTTTCCACCCCTTCGGGAACATCAGTTCCTGCAATGCCGGATACTACTGCATCCGTTCTCCAGAATACCTCCCCAGGGAGTTTTCTCGATGCACTCAACCTGTCTGCACCCATAACCGAAACCGCACTCTTTCTCATGGTTACCGGTATATTATTTGTGTTCATCCGAACGGGAATTCTGGGAATACGGATCGAAAAGACACTCCCGGCCCTTGCACTATCGTCCCTCTGTGCTCTGGGCATCTCACTCATTGTCACTTCATTCCTTGCGGGAGCGGCCGTTGCAGGGACCACGTATGCTCTCTGCTACATGGGGGCCGAAACCCTGCTCGCCGCATACCTCTGGCACACCGGAGTCATGACACAAAAGATAGTAGTTTTGGCGGCGGGCTTAAGCACGCTCACCGGTTTTATCTTCCTGGCACCGATCATGCCCATGGAGTTGGGGGGACTTGTCAATGTGATGACCGGACAATCAAACCTGAATCCGGGCATCATCGTGATTTGCGCAGTCATTGCACTCACGCTCGGCGTGGGCAGAACGTTCTGCGGCGCTATCTGCCCGGTGGGATCATTGCAGGAACTGGCATATGCGGTACCAATGACAAAGATCGTTATCCGTCGCACGGTAATCCTTGAACTGATCCGGCTTGTCGTTTTCGCTGCAACAGTCATTGCTGCGGTATACCTGATCGACATTATGGCATTCACCGGCTTGTACGACGTGTTCTCCCTTACCCTTTCGGCAGGGCTGGTGGTAGCAGCAGGTATCATTCTGCTGTCAGTATTTCTGTACCGCCCGGTCTGCAGGATCATCTGCCCCTTTGGTGTCCTCTTTTCTCTTCTTGCAGGGTTCAGTTTATTCCGGCTGCGACGCACGGGGGCCTGCATTAACTGTAAGAGATGTGAGAAGGCCTGCCCGGCCAATACGGCAGGAAAACCCGATTCGAAGGGGGAATGCTATCTCTGCGGCCGCTGCACGGATACCTGCCCGGCCCCCGGAGCTTTAATGTATTACCTGCGGGATAACCGCGGTGATTATTTTACATCGGAAAGCCAGTCCGATCTCTGCCAGAATCTGAGCGGGGAGTTTTCAGGGGATGGCACCGACAGGACTGGGGCACAAAAGGGGAGGTGTATTATTGGTAAGAGATGA
- a CDS encoding ATP-binding protein, translating into MYKLDISTLFLTLFLVNVVLTLMLFTFWRSQKTHDGFRTWMLSLLVTSCGYFLYVIGGSLPLLLSSTVAGLLIMLSVMMRLDSTGKYFRSRALPVIIYCSLIPAVLLLLWFTFRVDSQIMRGVIIGVVIVPCFVATSLIAIRFREPETRSLRYSFAAALLVTALLWTAITVNAIITPGDHSLRGPDPINPIFFIVTILMDIVSTGSFLMLNMARSQGELRQSEERYRNLADNLPDYILVHDRGFIRYANPAAAQFMGQPDKTLVGSSIYSFLTAASAEAYRAYIHALHSRDAPDPLTMIDIQLHDDTIRHCLIKTVPIADKGMPVLLSVITDITERKAAEDALSRVNKKLTILSSITRHDIKNQLMALSTYLELSKEELDTIPTASEYLKKEMKIAEIIGHQIDFTKIYENMGTKSPVWQNINTSVQRAVAALPLRDVGVVVEPLDLEIYADSLFEKVFYNLIDNALRYGGRAMTTIRITSSETGDGLVIACEDDGVGILGDDKKCLFEQGYGKNTGLGLFLTREILSITGITIAETGEPGKGARFEILVPKDCYRVIPDARE; encoded by the coding sequence ATGTATAAGCTTGACATCAGCACCCTTTTTCTGACACTCTTTCTTGTCAATGTCGTCCTCACGCTGATGCTCTTTACCTTCTGGAGGTCCCAGAAGACCCATGACGGGTTCCGGACATGGATGCTTTCCCTGCTGGTCACATCCTGCGGGTATTTTCTGTACGTGATCGGTGGATCCCTGCCCCTCCTGCTCTCCTCAACGGTGGCAGGTCTTTTGATTATGTTGTCGGTCATGATGCGGCTTGACAGTACCGGGAAATATTTCCGGTCACGGGCGCTCCCTGTGATCATATACTGCAGCCTGATACCGGCCGTTCTCCTGTTACTCTGGTTTACGTTCCGTGTCGATTCGCAAATCATGCGTGGCGTGATTATAGGAGTGGTCATTGTCCCCTGCTTTGTTGCGACCTCACTCATCGCGATCCGGTTCAGGGAACCGGAAACCCGGTCGCTCAGGTACAGCTTTGCCGCGGCCCTCCTGGTTACAGCACTTCTCTGGACCGCGATCACTGTAAACGCGATTATCACTCCCGGTGACCACTCGCTTAGGGGCCCGGATCCCATTAACCCGATCTTCTTTATCGTCACGATCCTCATGGATATCGTCTCCACGGGTTCCTTCCTGATGCTCAATATGGCCCGGTCCCAGGGCGAGCTCCGGCAAAGCGAGGAGCGGTACCGGAACCTTGCGGACAACCTCCCTGATTATATTCTCGTCCACGACAGGGGGTTTATACGGTACGCCAACCCGGCAGCGGCCCAGTTCATGGGACAGCCCGACAAAACCCTTGTGGGATCATCAATCTATTCATTCCTGACAGCGGCGAGTGCTGAAGCTTATCGGGCATATATTCATGCACTCCATAGCAGAGATGCCCCGGATCCCCTCACCATGATTGATATCCAGCTTCACGATGACACGATCAGGCATTGCCTGATCAAGACCGTGCCGATTGCAGACAAAGGAATGCCGGTACTCTTATCCGTGATTACCGATATCACCGAGCGCAAAGCAGCAGAGGATGCACTCTCCCGGGTTAATAAAAAACTCACGATTCTCTCATCAATAACCCGGCACGACATCAAGAACCAGCTCATGGCACTCTCGACATATCTCGAGCTTTCGAAAGAAGAACTCGATACCATTCCCACGGCATCAGAATATCTCAAAAAAGAGATGAAGATTGCTGAAATAATAGGGCATCAGATCGATTTCACAAAAATCTACGAGAATATGGGAACAAAATCTCCAGTCTGGCAGAATATCAATACCAGTGTCCAGCGGGCAGTTGCCGCCCTTCCCCTGCGGGATGTGGGAGTGGTGGTTGAACCGTTGGATCTTGAAATTTATGCCGATTCCCTGTTCGAAAAGGTCTTTTATAACCTGATCGATAATGCCCTGAGATACGGCGGTCGGGCAATGACGACCATTCGCATCACCTCTTCTGAAACCGGTGACGGGCTCGTGATTGCCTGCGAGGATGACGGGGTGGGGATCCTGGGCGACGATAAAAAATGCCTGTTCGAGCAGGGCTACGGGAAAAATACCGGTCTTGGCCTTTTCCTCACCCGGGAGATCCTCTCGATTACCGGCATCACCATCGCTGAGACCGGTGAGCCGGGAAAAGGGGCACGTTTCGAAATCCTGGTGCCGAAGGACTGCTACAGGGTGATACCAGATGCACGTGAATAA